In the genome of Paracoccus tegillarcae, one region contains:
- a CDS encoding TrkH family potassium uptake protein, with amino-acid sequence MPRPTRRGFRRWLNRTPPTAVLATLYLALILLGAVGLSMPFATTRPITAMDALFTSTSAVTVTGLAVLDTELTLSFWGQLIVMLLIQLGGLGLMTFAVLIFVALGVPMGVTHHQYLREDLRQTSYDSLTRLVRTIFRVVLLAEVAGAMLLALTFVPIYGFHQGIWHAIFHSVSAFNNAGFSTFSTGLVRYATDPIVNIVIPALFITGGIGYLVVSDIAGRPFWRGYTLHTRLMLVGTAVLIVLGVGLTALLEWNNPRTLGQYDSAAARMAVAWFQGVTPRTAGFNSTDIGGLHDSTSLLYMALMIIGGGPTSTAGGIKVTTVVVMVLATIAFFRRRTHVWAFGRSVGLEEVMKVMALMAIAAMLTFTATFILTATHDGHFLDIAFEVASAFGTTGLSRGYTSELSDFGRIAIMVMMFLGRVGPLTLGVFLATRVASRVRYPEGQVHLG; translated from the coding sequence CTGCCCCGCCCAACCCGTCGCGGTTTTCGGCGCTGGCTGAACCGGACACCACCGACGGCGGTGCTGGCCACGCTGTATCTGGCACTGATCCTGCTGGGCGCAGTTGGTCTGTCGATGCCCTTTGCCACCACCCGTCCGATCACGGCGATGGACGCGCTGTTCACCTCGACCTCGGCGGTGACGGTGACCGGGCTGGCGGTGCTGGACACGGAACTGACGCTGAGCTTCTGGGGCCAGCTGATCGTCATGCTGCTGATCCAGCTGGGTGGCCTGGGGCTGATGACCTTTGCAGTGCTGATCTTTGTGGCGCTTGGCGTGCCAATGGGTGTCACCCATCATCAATACCTGCGCGAGGATCTGCGCCAGACCTCTTATGACAGCCTGACCCGGCTGGTCCGGACAATCTTTCGCGTTGTCTTGCTGGCTGAAGTGGCCGGCGCGATGCTGCTGGCTTTGACCTTTGTGCCAATATACGGGTTCCATCAGGGCATCTGGCACGCGATCTTTCATTCGGTTTCGGCCTTCAACAATGCCGGTTTCTCGACCTTTTCGACCGGGCTCGTGCGCTATGCCACTGACCCGATCGTCAATATCGTGATCCCGGCGCTGTTCATCACCGGGGGCATCGGCTACCTCGTGGTGTCCGACATTGCAGGCCGCCCCTTCTGGCGCGGCTATACGCTGCACACACGGTTGATGCTGGTGGGAACCGCGGTGCTGATCGTGCTGGGCGTCGGGCTGACAGCACTGCTCGAATGGAACAATCCGCGCACGCTTGGGCAATATGACAGCGCCGCCGCACGCATGGCGGTAGCCTGGTTTCAGGGGGTCACACCGCGCACGGCAGGCTTTAACAGCACCGATATCGGGGGGCTGCACGATTCCACGTCACTGTTGTATATGGCGCTGATGATCATCGGCGGTGGCCCGACATCGACTGCTGGCGGGATAAAGGTGACAACCGTCGTGGTCATGGTGCTGGCCACCATCGCCTTTTTTCGACGCCGCACCCATGTCTGGGCCTTTGGCCGATCGGTCGGGTTGGAAGAGGTGATGAAAGTCATGGCCCTGATGGCCATCGCCGCGATGCTGACCTTTACCGCCACGTTCATTCTGACCGCCACGCATGACGGGCATTTCCTCGATATCGCCTTCGAGGTCGCCAGCGCCTTCGGCACCACCGGCCTGTCGCGCGGCTATACGAGCGAGTTGTCCGATTTCGGCCGCATCGCGATCATGGTGATGATGTTTCTGGGCCGGGTCGGCCCGCTGACTCTGGGGGTTTTCCTGGCCACGCGGGTTGCATCGCGGGTCCGCTATCCCGAGGGACAAGTGCATCTTGGCTGA
- a CDS encoding potassium channel family protein produces the protein MSRRNRSFVVVGLGSFGGVIATELARFGNRVLGIDKDPKRVAMLAETLPNAVILDATDEGALREAGAGNYDVALVSIGNDLEGSILASMNLRLIGLGTVWAKAENRTQHRILSKIGVDRVILPALEMGRHTAQMLNNPAVQDYVALGNGFSVVNLLIPRRHDGSALADLSKGQDIRLLGLMRGTEFLPTDDQQLRLKEGDRLLLLGKRSELTAFGDRL, from the coding sequence ATGAGTCGCAGAAATCGCAGTTTCGTCGTCGTCGGACTGGGTAGCTTTGGAGGCGTGATCGCAACCGAACTGGCGCGTTTCGGCAATCGGGTGCTGGGCATCGACAAGGACCCAAAGCGTGTCGCCATGCTGGCCGAGACCCTGCCCAATGCCGTCATTCTGGACGCAACCGATGAAGGCGCGCTACGCGAGGCCGGCGCCGGCAATTACGATGTCGCCCTGGTGTCCATCGGCAATGACCTGGAAGGCAGTATCCTTGCCTCGATGAACCTGCGGCTGATCGGTCTGGGCACGGTCTGGGCCAAAGCCGAAAACCGGACTCAGCATCGTATCCTGTCCAAGATCGGGGTCGACCGCGTGATCCTGCCTGCGCTGGAAATGGGTCGTCACACCGCGCAAATGCTCAACAATCCGGCGGTTCAGGATTATGTCGCACTCGGGAACGGGTTCAGCGTGGTGAACCTGCTGATCCCCCGACGTCACGACGGCTCGGCGCTGGCCGATCTGAGCAAAGGGCAGGACATTCGCCTGCTCGGATTGATGCGCGGGACCGAATTCCTGCCAACCGACGATCAGCAGCTGCGCCTGAAGGAAGGCGACCGGTTGTTGTTGCTGGGCAAGCGATCCGAACTGACGGCCTTTGGCGATCGGTTGTGA
- a CDS encoding BCCT family transporter translates to MKDPTDPRKGLKGRPEDREAQRRVLKGEAEIVETDDEAIPSPEGVTEVIDTDYEIGQDNISSDGKVPFDIHNPVFVISATAILIFTVVTMLFASALEPYFTGMRDALTGGLDWFFLIAGNIFVLVCVVLILSPYGSVRLGGPDATPDFTMTGWFAMLFAAGMGIGLMFYGVSEPISHFDTSLAGPVVENGVRTDWAPLQGAPGDELGARRLGMAATIFHWGLHPWAIYAVVALALALFSYNKGLPLTMRSIFYPIFGERVWGWTGHCIDILAVFATIFGLATSLGFGAEQATAGLSYLFGIPNTTLTKIILIIAITGVAMLSVVLGVEKGVKRLSEINMGLALLLLLFVIAVGPTADIISGFFGNLGAYAKELIPLSNPFGRDDDNFRQGWTAFYWAWWISWSPFVGMFIARVSRGRTVRELLVAVLVVPSIVCVLWMTAMGGTAISLTLGGFTGISDAALELKLFQMLSQLPLASITSFVGIILVIVFFVTSSDSGSLVIDTIAAGGKINAPVPQRVFWCTFEGLVAIALMLGGGLGALQAMAVSTGFPFTIVLLGAVWAIFKGLHAERRETA, encoded by the coding sequence ATGAAAGACCCAACCGATCCACGCAAGGGCCTCAAGGGGCGCCCTGAAGACCGCGAGGCGCAGCGCCGCGTTCTCAAGGGCGAAGCCGAGATCGTGGAAACCGATGACGAAGCCATCCCCTCACCCGAAGGCGTGACCGAGGTCATCGATACCGATTATGAAATCGGTCAAGACAATATCTCCAGCGATGGCAAGGTTCCCTTCGACATTCACAACCCTGTCTTTGTGATCTCGGCGACGGCCATCTTGATCTTTACCGTGGTCACGATGCTGTTTGCCAGCGCGCTGGAACCGTATTTCACGGGCATGCGCGATGCGCTAACGGGCGGGCTGGACTGGTTCTTCCTGATCGCAGGCAATATCTTCGTGCTGGTCTGTGTTGTGCTGATCCTGTCGCCTTATGGCAGTGTCCGACTGGGTGGCCCAGATGCCACGCCTGACTTTACCATGACCGGCTGGTTCGCGATGTTGTTCGCGGCAGGCATGGGCATCGGCCTGATGTTCTATGGCGTCAGCGAGCCGATCAGCCATTTCGATACGTCACTGGCCGGACCGGTCGTCGAAAACGGCGTTCGTACCGACTGGGCACCCTTGCAGGGCGCACCGGGGGATGAACTGGGGGCACGCCGTCTGGGCATGGCCGCGACCATCTTCCACTGGGGTCTGCACCCTTGGGCGATCTATGCCGTTGTCGCGCTGGCGCTGGCATTGTTCAGCTATAACAAGGGTCTGCCGCTGACCATGCGGTCGATCTTTTATCCGATCTTCGGCGAACGCGTCTGGGGCTGGACCGGCCACTGCATCGACATTCTTGCTGTGTTTGCAACGATCTTCGGTCTTGCAACCTCGCTTGGCTTTGGCGCCGAGCAGGCGACCGCAGGCCTGAGCTACCTGTTCGGCATCCCGAATACGACACTGACCAAGATCATCCTGATCATCGCGATCACGGGTGTGGCGATGCTGTCGGTTGTTCTGGGCGTCGAAAAAGGTGTGAAACGCCTGTCCGAGATCAACATGGGTCTGGCCCTGTTGCTGCTGTTGTTCGTCATTGCTGTCGGCCCGACCGCCGACATCATCAGCGGGTTCTTCGGCAATCTGGGCGCCTATGCCAAAGAGCTGATCCCGCTGTCGAACCCATTCGGGCGTGACGACGACAACTTCCGTCAGGGCTGGACCGCGTTCTACTGGGCGTGGTGGATCAGCTGGTCACCGTTCGTGGGCATGTTCATCGCGCGGGTTTCGCGCGGGCGGACTGTGCGTGAACTGCTGGTCGCTGTGCTGGTCGTGCCGTCGATCGTCTGCGTGTTGTGGATGACCGCGATGGGTGGCACCGCGATCTCGCTGACCCTGGGCGGCTTTACCGGCATCTCTGACGCGGCGCTTGAACTGAAGCTGTTCCAGATGCTGTCGCAACTGCCGCTGGCAAGCATCACCAGCTTTGTCGGTATCATCCTGGTGATCGTGTTCTTCGTGACCTCGTCGGATTCCGGTTCGCTGGTCATCGACACGATCGCTGCAGGCGGCAAGATCAACGCGCCCGTTCCGCAGCGCGTGTTCTGGTGCACCTTTGAAGGGCTGGTCGCGATTGCGCTGATGCTGGGTGGCGGCCTTGGGGCGCTGCAGGCGATGGCGGTTTCGACGGGCTTCCCGTTCACCATCGTGCTGCTTGGCGCGGTCTGGGCGATCTTCAAGGGATTGCATGCTGAAAGGCGCGAAACCGCCTGA
- the zapA gene encoding cell division protein ZapA, with protein MAEVDFTIGHKEYRLASQPGEERLLKRAAALLDTEAQQILEQAGRMPEPRLLLLAGLMLADKFNTLEDRADKAEKQLQRLQSNPAKVEVPVIPEDLKEAMAELAARAESLSEQLEERMGD; from the coding sequence ATGGCGGAAGTTGATTTCACGATCGGACACAAGGAATACCGCCTTGCCAGTCAACCGGGCGAAGAGCGCCTGCTAAAGCGCGCCGCGGCGCTGCTGGACACAGAGGCGCAGCAGATCCTGGAACAGGCCGGGCGGATGCCCGAGCCGCGCTTGCTGCTGCTGGCGGGCCTGATGCTGGCCGATAAGTTCAACACCCTGGAAGATCGCGCCGACAAGGCCGAAAAGCAGTTGCAACGGCTGCAATCCAACCCGGCCAAGGTCGAGGTCCCGGTGATCCCCGAGGACCTGAAAGAGGCGATGGCCGAACTCGCCGCCCGCGCCGAATCGCTGTCCGAGCAGCTTGAAGAACGGATGGGCGACTGA
- a CDS encoding adenylosuccinate synthase has product MANVVVVGAQWGDEGKGKIVDWLSERADVIARFQGGHNAGHTLVIGGEVYKLNALPSGVVRGGKLSVIGNGVVLDPWHLVKEIASIREQGVEITPETLMVAENTPLIMPFHGELDRAREAQNSVARIGTTGRGIGPCYEDKVGRRVVRVADLADEETLQLRVDRALVHHNALRSGLGMEPIDREAVLNSLREIAPEILKYAAPVWKVMNEARRAGKRILFEGAQGSLLDIDFGTYPYVTSSTVIAGQAAAGTGMGPGSIDFVLGIVKAYTTRVGEGPFPTELDDEDGQRLGERGREFGTVTGRKRRCGWFDAVLVRQTCAISGVNGIALTKLDVLDGFETLKICVGYEIDGERFDYLPTAAALQAKVTPIYEEMKGWSESTAGARSWADLPGEAIKYVRRIEELIQCPVAMLSTSPERDDTILVTDPFED; this is encoded by the coding sequence ATGGCCAATGTGGTGGTTGTCGGCGCGCAGTGGGGCGACGAGGGCAAAGGCAAGATCGTCGACTGGCTGTCAGAGCGGGCCGATGTGATCGCGCGCTTTCAGGGCGGCCATAATGCCGGCCACACGCTGGTCATCGGCGGCGAGGTCTACAAGCTGAACGCGCTGCCCTCGGGCGTTGTGCGTGGCGGCAAGCTGTCGGTGATCGGCAATGGCGTCGTGCTGGACCCGTGGCACCTGGTCAAGGAAATCGCGTCGATCCGAGAGCAGGGCGTCGAAATCACGCCCGAGACGCTGATGGTGGCGGAAAACACACCGCTGATCATGCCCTTCCACGGCGAACTTGATCGCGCGCGCGAGGCACAAAACAGCGTCGCCCGCATTGGCACCACCGGTCGCGGCATCGGCCCTTGCTACGAGGATAAAGTTGGTCGCCGCGTCGTTCGCGTGGCTGATCTGGCGGATGAGGAAACCCTGCAACTGCGTGTGGATCGCGCGCTGGTTCACCACAATGCGCTGCGTTCGGGCCTTGGGATGGAGCCCATCGACCGCGAGGCCGTACTGAACAGCCTGCGCGAGATCGCGCCCGAGATCCTGAAATACGCAGCCCCCGTGTGGAAGGTAATGAACGAAGCCCGCCGTGCCGGCAAACGCATCCTGTTCGAGGGCGCGCAGGGCAGCCTGCTGGACATTGATTTCGGCACCTATCCCTATGTCACCTCGTCGACGGTCATTGCCGGGCAGGCGGCGGCTGGTACCGGCATGGGGCCGGGCTCGATCGATTTCGTGCTGGGCATTGTCAAGGCCTACACCACCCGCGTCGGCGAAGGTCCGTTTCCGACCGAGTTGGACGACGAAGACGGCCAGCGTTTGGGCGAAAGGGGCCGCGAATTCGGCACCGTCACCGGGCGCAAGCGCCGCTGTGGCTGGTTCGATGCGGTTCTGGTGCGTCAGACCTGCGCGATTTCCGGGGTGAACGGCATCGCGCTGACCAAGCTGGACGTGTTGGACGGGTTCGAAACGCTAAAGATCTGCGTCGGCTATGAAATCGACGGCGAGCGTTTCGATTATCTGCCCACCGCCGCCGCATTGCAGGCCAAGGTGACGCCGATCTACGAAGAAATGAAAGGCTGGAGCGAATCCACCGCTGGCGCGCGCAGCTGGGCCGATTTGCCGGGCGAGGCGATCAAATATGTGCGCCGGATCGAAGAACTGATCCAGTGCCCCGTCGCCATGCTGTCCACCAGCCCGGAACGCGACGACACGATCCTTGTGACAGACCCGTTCGAGGATTGA
- a CDS encoding NAD(P)H-dependent oxidoreductase, whose protein sequence is MRVLLIDGHPDSDRLSAHLMDSYQKALPADAQITRLALRDLDFNADLSRGYADMPDLEPDLAAALDHIEACDHLVLAFPLWWGAEPGRMKGFWDRILLPRRAFRYHQKDLFWDRLLKGRSADVIVTMDTPPPYLRLVYFDPIGWRYRRQVLGFVGFKPIRMAYFGMVRRGGAEKNLPKWRNKLQRLAKTASGLRRGEKL, encoded by the coding sequence ATGCGCGTCCTGCTGATCGACGGCCATCCCGATAGCGACCGGCTGTCTGCGCATCTGATGGACAGCTATCAGAAGGCACTGCCCGCCGATGCACAGATCACGCGCCTGGCTTTGCGCGATCTGGATTTCAACGCCGATCTGTCGCGCGGTTACGCGGACATGCCCGATCTGGAACCCGATCTGGCGGCGGCGCTGGACCACATCGAGGCTTGCGATCATCTGGTGCTGGCCTTTCCGCTGTGGTGGGGCGCCGAGCCGGGGCGAATGAAGGGCTTTTGGGACCGCATCCTGCTGCCGCGCCGCGCCTTTCGCTATCACCAGAAGGATCTGTTCTGGGACCGGCTGCTCAAGGGCCGTTCGGCCGATGTGATCGTCACGATGGACACGCCGCCGCCCTATCTGCGGTTGGTCTATTTCGACCCGATCGGTTGGCGTTATCGTCGGCAGGTGCTGGGCTTTGTGGGCTTCAAGCCGATCCGAATGGCCTATTTCGGCATGGTGCGCCGGGGTGGGGCCGAAAAGAACCTGCCCAAATGGCGCAACAAACTGCAGCGCCTGGCCAAGACGGCCAGCGGCCTGCGGCGCGGAGAGAAACTGTAA
- a CDS encoding DUF2842 domain-containing protein codes for MDLKTRKRLSILVLLIGLPGYIIIAWMLLGWLSDTYGRLSWWTELLVVIGLGVIWILPLKRLFSGVGKD; via the coding sequence ATGGATCTGAAAACCCGCAAACGTCTGTCGATCCTGGTGCTTTTGATCGGGCTGCCGGGCTATATCATCATAGCCTGGATGCTGTTGGGCTGGTTGTCTGATACATATGGCCGGCTGAGTTGGTGGACAGAGCTGTTGGTGGTCATCGGGCTGGGCGTCATCTGGATCCTGCCGCTAAAGCGCCTCTTCAGCGGCGTTGGCAAGGATTAG
- a CDS encoding thiamine diphosphokinase, producing MAAAVVSSAGGVTLIGGGAVTPEDMSQALAVAPVLVAADGGADAALKLGQRPTAVIGDFDSLSQEARAILPPETLHHVAEQDSTDFQKCLSRIDAPFVIAIGFSGLRLDHTLAALNVMTRFPARRVILIAAEDIIFLCPPRLCLDLPPGSRLSLFPMGSSRGTSQGLEWPIDGLEFAPDGRSGTSNRVTGPVQLTMQGRMLVLLPRDMLGAALATPLER from the coding sequence GTGGCTGCGGCGGTTGTCTCTTCGGCGGGCGGTGTCACGCTGATTGGTGGCGGGGCGGTCACGCCCGAGGATATGTCGCAGGCATTGGCGGTCGCACCGGTGCTGGTCGCCGCTGATGGTGGGGCGGATGCCGCGCTGAAACTGGGGCAACGCCCGACAGCTGTTATCGGCGATTTCGATTCGTTGTCGCAGGAGGCGCGGGCGATTTTGCCGCCCGAAACCCTGCATCACGTCGCCGAACAGGACAGCACCGATTTTCAGAAATGTCTGTCGCGCATCGACGCGCCATTCGTGATCGCCATCGGCTTTTCCGGTCTCAGGCTGGATCATACGCTGGCTGCGCTGAACGTGATGACGCGATTTCCGGCACGACGCGTGATCCTGATCGCTGCCGAGGACATCATCTTTCTATGCCCGCCCAGGTTGTGTCTGGACCTACCCCCCGGTTCAAGGTTATCATTGTTTCCAATGGGTTCCTCGCGCGGAACCAGTCAGGGTCTGGAATGGCCCATTGACGGGTTGGAATTTGCACCGGATGGCCGCAGCGGCACCTCGAACCGCGTGACCGGACCGGTGCAGCTGACGATGCAGGGTCGAATGCTTGTACTCTTGCCGCGCGACATGCTGGGTGCCGCCCTTGCGACGCCTTTAGAACGGTAA
- a CDS encoding membrane-bound PQQ-dependent dehydrogenase, glucose/quinate/shikimate family, translating to MTDQRPEDATTVPDNKRHRKDAVSAWVRFVAALLFIAGIPLLLGGVYLITLGGSWYYALAGAGISYAAWHIWKGRMWGVHVYLGVFLLTALWAFYEAGLTYWPLVPRLIAPLFLAGLAMLIVPKLSAAERPGKARGYVWGGVAALAGFVVWLVSMFFPHDIIRNPVAVTAGQAAPTTVEAGDNWYAYGRTGSGTRFAPDTQITADNIDQLDVAWTAQTGFVADQAKSEQDQTVPLYVDGTVYHCGPVGQITALDGVSGQIKWQFDPQAASTDWKRCRSIGYFDPGPGDACGPRIVETTVDSRLISVRAEDGQPCETFGEGGTVDLWTGMGETDAEYLTSSSGPLVAGDKIIVAARVTDNVTVGEPSGVIRAYDALTGDLAWVWDLGNPDLKGLPPTGESYTPGTPNVWSLMAYDLELGMVYLPLGNATPDIWGGGRRDFDDAYSSAVVALDLETGDEVWKFQTVRHDLWDYDLPAQPVLADIPDGNGGVVPGLIQTTKRSQIFVLDRRNGAPIKAVVDRPAPPSDGTIEGEYYAETQPYSVEMAAIGTEPLEGRKMWGATPIDQMLCRIMFQKYRYEGEFTTPSTEWSLVYPGAMGGMNFGSTAVDETRNIMVAAEMTMPLVQRLVPRAEVTPDMQYTGESGPYAPMDGTPYGMERSNFTSPLGIPCLEPSWGAIVGVDLATGRQIWEHPAGTARDLAFGDVTPGLGFYVGLPPLGGAMITGGGIAWYAGTQDFVLRGFDVETGDLLWEGDLPTGSQGTPMSYVGPDGRQYIVISAGGARYNFSNMGDYIVAFALPG from the coding sequence ATGACTGATCAGCGACCAGAAGATGCGACAACGGTTCCGGACAACAAACGACATCGCAAAGACGCCGTCTCCGCCTGGGTGCGGTTTGTGGCTGCCTTGCTGTTCATTGCGGGCATCCCACTGCTGCTGGGCGGTGTTTACCTGATCACCCTGGGTGGATCATGGTACTATGCGCTCGCCGGAGCGGGCATTTCCTATGCCGCCTGGCATATCTGGAAAGGCCGGATGTGGGGCGTCCATGTCTATCTGGGCGTCTTTCTACTGACAGCCCTCTGGGCATTTTACGAAGCGGGCCTGACCTATTGGCCACTGGTGCCCCGGCTGATCGCGCCGCTTTTCCTGGCCGGTCTGGCGATGCTGATCGTGCCCAAATTGTCGGCGGCTGAACGTCCGGGCAAGGCGCGCGGCTATGTCTGGGGCGGTGTTGCCGCACTGGCAGGTTTCGTCGTGTGGCTGGTCTCGATGTTCTTCCCGCATGATATCATCAGAAATCCGGTCGCCGTGACGGCAGGGCAGGCCGCGCCGACGACAGTTGAGGCCGGCGACAACTGGTACGCTTATGGCCGCACCGGCAGCGGCACACGCTTTGCGCCCGACACGCAGATCACCGCCGATAATATTGACCAGTTGGATGTTGCCTGGACCGCCCAAACCGGCTTTGTCGCCGATCAGGCAAAGAGCGAACAGGACCAGACGGTGCCGCTTTATGTCGATGGCACGGTCTATCACTGTGGCCCGGTGGGGCAGATCACTGCGCTGGACGGTGTGTCGGGCCAGATCAAATGGCAGTTCGATCCGCAGGCCGCATCCACCGACTGGAAGCGCTGCCGATCCATCGGCTATTTCGATCCCGGCCCCGGCGATGCCTGCGGTCCGCGTATTGTCGAGACCACGGTCGATTCGCGGCTGATCTCGGTCCGGGCCGAGGATGGCCAGCCGTGCGAAACCTTTGGCGAGGGTGGAACCGTCGATCTGTGGACGGGCATGGGTGAGACCGATGCCGAATATCTGACCAGTTCCAGCGGGCCTTTGGTGGCGGGCGACAAGATCATCGTGGCCGCGCGTGTGACAGACAACGTCACGGTGGGCGAGCCATCGGGTGTGATCCGCGCCTACGATGCGTTGACCGGCGATCTGGCCTGGGTCTGGGATCTGGGCAATCCCGACTTGAAGGGGCTGCCACCGACGGGCGAAAGCTATACCCCCGGCACGCCCAATGTCTGGTCGCTGATGGCCTATGATCTGGAACTGGGCATGGTTTATCTGCCGCTTGGCAATGCCACGCCCGATATCTGGGGCGGCGGCCGGCGCGATTTTGACGATGCCTATAGCTCCGCCGTCGTGGCGCTGGACCTCGAGACCGGGGACGAGGTGTGGAAGTTCCAGACCGTGCGCCACGACCTGTGGGATTACGACCTCCCCGCGCAGCCTGTTCTGGCCGATATTCCCGATGGCAATGGCGGCGTCGTTCCGGGGCTGATCCAGACCACCAAACGGTCGCAGATCTTTGTACTGGACCGGCGGAATGGTGCGCCGATCAAGGCAGTTGTGGATCGCCCCGCGCCGCCATCGGATGGCACGATCGAGGGGGAATATTACGCCGAAACACAGCCCTATTCGGTTGAAATGGCGGCCATCGGCACCGAGCCGCTGGAAGGGCGCAAGATGTGGGGCGCCACCCCCATCGACCAGATGCTGTGCCGCATCATGTTCCAGAAATACCGCTATGAGGGCGAGTTCACCACGCCATCGACCGAATGGTCGCTTGTCTATCCAGGCGCCATGGGTGGGATGAATTTCGGCAGCACCGCCGTCGATGAAACGCGCAACATTATGGTTGCCGCCGAAATGACCATGCCACTGGTGCAGCGCCTTGTTCCGCGCGCCGAGGTGACGCCGGACATGCAATATACCGGCGAAAGCGGTCCCTATGCCCCGATGGATGGCACGCCCTACGGGATGGAGCGCAGCAACTTTACCTCGCCGCTTGGTATTCCCTGCCTCGAACCCAGCTGGGGCGCCATCGTCGGTGTCGATCTGGCCACGGGTCGGCAGATCTGGGAGCATCCTGCGGGCACCGCCAGGGATCTTGCCTTTGGCGACGTCACGCCGGGGCTGGGCTTTTACGTCGGCCTGCCGCCGCTTGGCGGGGCGATGATCACCGGCGGCGGTATTGCCTGGTATGCCGGCACACAGGATTTCGTCTTGCGCGGCTTTGACGTCGAGACCGGCGACTTGCTGTGGGAAGGCGATCTGCCGACCGGATCACAGGGCACCCCGATGAGCTATGTCGGACCCGATGGACGGCAATATATCGTTATCTCGGCCGGCGGCGCGCGGTATAATTTCTCTAATATGGGCGATTACATCGTTGCCTTTGCCTTGCCCGGCTGA
- the ispG gene encoding flavodoxin-dependent (E)-4-hydroxy-3-methylbut-2-enyl-diphosphate synthase: MTHNPIRPWRNIERRKSRQIMVGNVPVGGDAPISVQTMTNTDGHDVRATLAQVIAAADAGADIVRISAPDVETTKALKEICRESPVPIVADIHFHYKRAIEAAEAGAACLRINPGNIGDATRVREVIKAARDHGCSMRIGVNAGSLEKHLLEKYGEPCPDAMVESGLDHIKLLEDNDFHEFKISVKASDVFLAAAAYQQLAEATDAPIHLGITEAGGFVGGTVKSAVGLGNLLWSGIGDTIRVSLSADPVQEVKVGFEILKTLGLRTRGVQIISCPSCARQGFDVIKTVEALEMRLEHIKTPMSLSIIGCVVNGPGEALMTDIGFTGGGAGSGMVYLAGKQDHKLSNDQMVDHIVELVEERAARIEAEATKAAE; encoded by the coding sequence ATGACCCACAATCCGATCCGTCCCTGGCGCAATATCGAACGTCGCAAATCGCGGCAGATCATGGTTGGCAATGTGCCGGTCGGCGGCGATGCTCCGATCTCTGTGCAAACCATGACCAATACCGATGGCCATGACGTGCGCGCGACGCTGGCGCAGGTGATCGCAGCCGCCGATGCCGGCGCCGATATCGTCCGCATCAGTGCGCCTGATGTGGAGACGACGAAGGCACTGAAGGAAATCTGCCGCGAAAGCCCGGTGCCGATCGTGGCCGATATCCATTTCCACTATAAACGCGCGATCGAGGCCGCCGAGGCCGGTGCCGCCTGCCTGCGCATCAATCCCGGCAATATCGGCGATGCCACCCGCGTGCGCGAGGTCATCAAGGCCGCCCGCGATCACGGCTGTTCGATGCGGATCGGCGTCAATGCCGGCTCGCTGGAAAAGCACCTGCTGGAAAAATACGGCGAGCCTTGCCCCGACGCGATGGTCGAAAGCGGTCTGGATCACATCAAGCTGCTGGAAGATAACGACTTCCACGAATTCAAGATCAGCGTAAAGGCCAGCGACGTGTTTCTGGCCGCCGCAGCATATCAGCAATTGGCCGAGGCCACAGACGCGCCCATCCATCTTGGTATCACAGAGGCCGGCGGCTTTGTCGGCGGCACGGTGAAATCGGCTGTCGGGCTGGGCAATCTGCTGTGGTCGGGCATTGGCGATACGATCCGGGTGTCGCTGTCGGCGGACCCGGTGCAAGAGGTCAAGGTCGGCTTTGAAATCCTGAAGACGCTTGGCCTGCGCACGCGCGGCGTGCAGATCATTTCCTGCCCGTCCTGCGCGCGACAGGGCTTTGACGTCATCAAGACCGTCGAGGCGCTGGAAATGCGGCTGGAACATATCAAGACGCCGATGTCGCTGTCGATTATCGGCTGCGTCGTGAACGGGCCGGGCGAGGCGCTGATGACCGATATCGGCTTTACCGGCGGTGGCGCGGGCAGCGGGATGGTTTATCTGGCGGGCAAGCAGGACCACAAGCTGAGCAACGATCAGATGGTCGATCACATCGTCGAACTGGTCGAGGAACGCGCGGCCCGGATCGAGGCAGAGGCGACGAAAGCCGCCGAATAG